The Marinifilum sp. JC120 genome window below encodes:
- a CDS encoding YbbR-like domain-containing protein, with translation MKVQHWKIAAIALMMSVLTWYLVTGRDLVETWVEFPMEIINPPQGMIIREGMISKVSVRLRGPKGLIRNLDTKKIAYSLDTGHLVVGNNPINIVPENLGLGSALEVVELNPSNINLVMDMFVKKRVRVIPTWDGDLHRDYTLKKKYSEPDEVTLRGPASVLKKIAQVRTQPIMLDTDSPGNWHGELPLQLPETVESNPGLVSVSLDFAVRSGKMWVKVPLYILSPDDIDFAASQNYVRLLVEGPKPFFRRNGFRDEITASIDLSATIPEGENVVPYEVTLPKGCSVKKRKPEAITVTISRQEP, from the coding sequence ATGAAAGTACAGCACTGGAAAATAGCCGCCATAGCTCTTATGATGTCAGTTCTGACCTGGTACTTGGTTACCGGGCGAGATCTGGTTGAGACGTGGGTTGAATTCCCGATGGAGATTATTAATCCCCCGCAGGGAATGATTATCCGTGAAGGCATGATCAGTAAGGTTTCAGTTCGTTTGCGCGGTCCCAAAGGGTTAATTCGTAATCTTGACACCAAGAAAATAGCTTATTCGCTGGATACCGGACATCTTGTTGTGGGTAATAACCCGATTAATATTGTGCCGGAAAATCTGGGACTCGGCAGCGCGCTTGAGGTTGTGGAACTTAATCCTTCCAATATCAATCTGGTAATGGATATGTTTGTTAAAAAGCGGGTCCGGGTTATTCCTACGTGGGATGGGGACTTGCATCGCGATTATACCTTGAAGAAAAAGTATAGCGAACCTGATGAAGTAACCCTGCGCGGTCCTGCTTCAGTTTTGAAAAAAATTGCTCAGGTCAGAACCCAGCCTATCATGCTTGATACTGATTCCCCCGGTAACTGGCACGGGGAACTTCCCCTGCAATTACCTGAAACTGTGGAGTCTAATCCGGGTCTGGTCAGTGTTTCTCTGGATTTTGCGGTCCGCTCAGGGAAAATGTGGGTCAAGGTGCCACTTTACATTTTAAGCCCGGATGATATTGACTTTGCGGCCAGCCAGAATTACGTCAGGCTGCTTGTGGAGGGTCCAAAACCCTTCTTCAGGAGAAATGGATTCAGAGATGAGATTACTGCTTCAATAGATTTGAGCGCGACAATTCCAGAGGGTGAGAATGTAGTACCTTATGAGGTTACCCTGCCCAAAGGGTGTTCCGTTAAAAAGAGAAAACCTGAAGCAATAACCGTAACTATATCGAGGCAGGAGCCGTAA
- a CDS encoding TIGR00159 family protein: MFEFLGFQISWKELLDIGLVAIVYFYIILLVRGTRAAAVIWGLLLVLLVYYISDVFGLYTLNWLLTNFLSSIFLVIIVLFQRDIRKGLAQMGAGRFWRKQDFEIAVIDEICSAMDSMARQKIGALLVIQKNVPLGDILEKGVEVNGRVSKQLLINIFWPDTPLHDGAVVINSNKIVAASCILPLAQVSTRQSAIGTRHRAALGISEETDAIALVVSEERGTMSAAIGGKLTTSLDIIRLKRVLKNVLT; the protein is encoded by the coding sequence ATGTTTGAATTTCTGGGCTTTCAAATTTCCTGGAAAGAGCTGCTTGACATCGGTCTGGTGGCGATTGTCTATTTTTACATCATTCTTTTGGTGCGCGGCACCCGTGCGGCTGCTGTTATTTGGGGATTACTGCTGGTTCTTCTGGTCTACTATATTTCTGATGTTTTCGGTCTTTATACTCTCAATTGGCTGCTTACCAATTTTCTGAGTTCAATTTTTCTTGTCATTATCGTCCTTTTTCAGCGGGATATCCGTAAAGGTCTGGCCCAGATGGGCGCAGGTCGTTTCTGGCGTAAACAGGATTTTGAAATAGCTGTCATCGATGAAATCTGTTCCGCCATGGATTCCATGGCCCGTCAGAAGATCGGGGCATTATTGGTTATCCAGAAAAATGTTCCTTTAGGGGATATCCTTGAAAAAGGTGTTGAAGTTAACGGCCGAGTCAGCAAACAATTGCTGATCAATATTTTCTGGCCGGATACCCCGCTGCATGACGGGGCGGTGGTCATCAATTCAAATAAAATTGTTGCAGCTTCCTGTATTCTCCCTCTGGCGCAGGTTTCAACTCGTCAGAGTGCTATTGGAACCCGGCACAGGGCAGCTTTGGGCATTAGCGAGGAAACCGATGCTATTGCCCTTGTTGTTTCCGAGGAACGGGGAACAATGTCTGCGGCGATTGGTGGCAAACTCACCACCAGTCTTGATATTATCCGCCTTAAACGTGTTTTGAAAAACGTTTTGACTTGA